One Aerococcus urinaeequi DNA segment encodes these proteins:
- the nrdE gene encoding class 1b ribonucleoside-diphosphate reductase subunit alpha has product MTDTKKLKIENTKDITYFKLNNMVNIPTADKQIQLNKDREAVRAYFLEYVNPNTVFFHTLEEKLQYLVDNDYIEEGFLNKYSFDFIQSLFDHLYSHKFRFKSFMGAYKFYTQYALKTNDNKRFLERYEDRIAFTALYLADGDEDLAWHIAEEHIEHRLQMATPTFLNAGKKRRGEMVSCFLIDVQDNMESIGRAVNSSLQLSKRGGGVGVNLSNLREAGAAIKGIENAGSGVVPVMKLLEDAFSYANQLGQRNGAGVVYLNAFHPDVYEFLSTKKENADEKIRVKTLSLGLVVPDKYYELLKTNEPMYLFSPYDVERIYGQPFGYVNITEHYEDMVANKDIKKYKINARELEQEISRLQQESGYPYIMNVDTANKENPVNGTITMSNLCSEIMQVQKPSTLNEDLTYEEVGLDISCNLASTNITEMLKTHHFEQAVDTAVRALTAVSDMTSIQAVPSVERGNSAYNSIGLGAMGLHTALATNQIHYGSAEALELTDAYFMALRYYALKTSNQIAKERGESFFEFDQSAYADGSYIRERYIDNQEPFVFQSEKVAKLFDHIHIPTPDDWATLNQAIMADGLYNAYLLTVAPTGSISYINEASSSIHPIVHLIENRQETNIGSMFYPAPYLDNDTIQYYKSAYETDMRQVIDTYATAQKHIDQGMSLTLFMQSTIPQGLYEWKNGNTDKMTTRDLNRLRNYAWAQGIKSIYYVRTYTDDFDKEIGVDQCESCVI; this is encoded by the coding sequence TTGACAGATACCAAGAAATTAAAAATTGAAAATACGAAAGACATCACTTACTTTAAGCTGAACAATATGGTAAATATCCCAACTGCTGACAAGCAAATCCAATTAAATAAAGACCGTGAAGCGGTTAGGGCTTATTTCTTAGAATATGTGAACCCGAATACGGTTTTCTTCCATACATTAGAAGAAAAATTACAGTATTTAGTAGACAACGATTATATTGAAGAAGGCTTCTTAAATAAGTATTCTTTCGATTTCATCCAATCCTTATTTGATCATTTGTATAGCCATAAATTCCGTTTCAAGAGCTTTATGGGTGCTTATAAGTTTTACACGCAATATGCGCTAAAAACCAATGACAACAAACGATTTTTAGAAAGATATGAAGATCGAATTGCTTTTACTGCTTTGTATTTAGCAGATGGCGATGAAGATTTAGCTTGGCATATTGCTGAAGAGCATATTGAACACCGTCTACAAATGGCTACACCTACCTTCTTAAACGCAGGTAAGAAGCGTCGCGGTGAGATGGTTTCTTGTTTCTTAATTGATGTCCAAGATAATATGGAGTCAATTGGACGAGCAGTGAATTCCTCTCTACAACTCTCTAAACGTGGTGGTGGTGTAGGTGTAAACTTGTCTAACCTTCGTGAAGCCGGTGCCGCAATTAAGGGTATTGAGAATGCTGGTTCAGGTGTTGTGCCAGTAATGAAACTGTTAGAAGATGCCTTTTCTTATGCTAACCAATTGGGTCAACGAAATGGTGCTGGGGTTGTTTATTTAAACGCCTTCCACCCGGATGTGTATGAGTTCTTATCTACTAAGAAAGAAAATGCCGATGAAAAAATTCGGGTAAAGACCTTATCGCTAGGTTTGGTAGTGCCAGATAAGTACTATGAACTATTGAAAACAAATGAACCAATGTACTTGTTTAGTCCATATGACGTGGAACGCATTTACGGTCAACCATTTGGCTATGTCAATATCACGGAACATTACGAAGATATGGTTGCTAATAAGGACATTAAGAAATATAAAATCAATGCACGTGAGTTAGAGCAAGAGATTTCGCGTCTACAACAAGAATCTGGCTATCCATATATCATGAATGTGGATACAGCGAACAAGGAAAACCCAGTTAATGGGACAATTACCATGTCTAACTTATGTTCTGAAATCATGCAAGTACAAAAGCCATCTACTCTAAATGAAGATTTAACTTATGAAGAAGTTGGTTTAGATATTTCTTGTAACTTAGCTTCAACAAATATCACTGAAATGCTAAAAACGCATCACTTTGAGCAAGCTGTGGATACAGCTGTACGCGCTTTAACTGCCGTTTCTGATATGACATCAATTCAAGCGGTGCCAAGTGTTGAACGTGGTAACTCAGCCTATAACTCTATCGGATTGGGCGCGATGGGACTACATACAGCCCTTGCTACCAACCAAATTCATTATGGATCAGCTGAAGCGCTAGAGTTAACGGATGCTTACTTTATGGCATTACGTTACTATGCTTTGAAAACTTCAAACCAGATTGCTAAGGAACGTGGAGAAAGCTTCTTTGAATTTGACCAATCAGCATATGCCGATGGTTCTTACATTCGTGAGCGTTACATTGATAACCAAGAACCGTTCGTTTTCCAATCTGAGAAGGTCGCTAAGCTATTCGACCATATTCACATCCCAACACCGGATGATTGGGCGACATTAAACCAAGCAATTATGGCGGATGGGTTATATAATGCTTACCTATTAACAGTTGCACCAACTGGATCGATTTCATATATCAACGAAGCATCATCATCGATTCATCCAATTGTGCATTTAATTGAAAACCGTCAAGAAACGAATATTGGTTCAATGTTTTATCCAGCACCATACTTGGATAATGATACTATCCAGTATTACAAATCTGCTTACGAAACTGACATGCGTCAAGTAATCGATACTTATGCAACAGCACAAAAACATATTGACCAAGGGATGTCCTTGACCCTGTTTATGCAATCAACTATTCCACAAGGTTTATATGAATGGAAAAATGGTAATACGGACAAAATGACTACCCGTGACCTTAACCGCTTGCGTAATTATGCTTGGGCACAAGGGATTAAATCGATTTATTATGTACGGACTTATACAGATGACTTCGACAAAGAAATTGGCGTTGACCAATGTGAATCATGTGTGATTTAA
- the nrdF gene encoding class 1b ribonucleoside-diphosphate reductase subunit beta, with product MTRENKKYFNQILGGEPTNHNVLYYKSIDWDRVEDAIDKSTWEKLTSQFWLDTRIPVSNDRDDWRILTDEERDVVNKAFAGLTALDTLQSEEGANVMRDAVRTQHEEAVLNNILFMESVHAKSYSTIFISLNTTREIDEIFDWANNNEYLQYKARRINEIYQNGTGLQQKVASVFLETYLFYSGFYAPLWYLGNNKLENVAEIIKLIIRDESVHGTYLGYKFQLGYNQLSTDEQNELKDWMYALLFDLMENEEKYTEEIYTQVGWTKEVNTFVHYNANKALQNLGFEPFYPDGTAENVNPIVMNGISTDSSNHDFFSQVGNSYLMGESEAMEEDDYDF from the coding sequence ATGACACGAGAAAATAAAAAATACTTTAACCAGATTTTGGGTGGAGAACCAACCAACCATAACGTTTTATACTACAAATCAATTGATTGGGACCGGGTAGAAGATGCGATTGATAAATCAACTTGGGAAAAATTGACCTCACAATTTTGGTTGGATACACGTATTCCAGTTTCAAACGACCGTGATGATTGGCGAATCCTAACTGACGAAGAACGCGATGTAGTTAACAAAGCCTTTGCTGGCTTAACAGCTTTAGATACTCTACAGTCTGAAGAAGGGGCAAACGTTATGCGTGATGCTGTTCGGACACAACACGAAGAAGCTGTATTGAATAATATCCTATTTATGGAGTCGGTACATGCGAAATCTTATTCAACAATTTTTATTTCACTGAATACGACTCGTGAAATTGATGAGATCTTCGACTGGGCTAACAACAACGAATATCTTCAATATAAAGCACGTCGTATCAACGAAATTTATCAAAATGGAACCGGATTACAGCAAAAGGTTGCTAGCGTATTTCTAGAAACCTATCTATTCTATTCAGGTTTCTATGCACCATTATGGTATTTAGGTAACAATAAATTAGAGAATGTCGCTGAAATTATCAAGTTGATTATTCGCGATGAGTCTGTACATGGTACTTACCTGGGCTACAAATTCCAATTAGGTTACAACCAACTTTCAACTGATGAACAAAATGAATTGAAAGACTGGATGTATGCGCTGCTATTTGACTTAATGGAAAATGAAGAGAAATATACCGAAGAGATCTATACACAAGTAGGCTGGACGAAAGAAGTTAATACCTTTGTACATTATAATGCCAACAAAGCCTTACAAAACTTAGGATTTGAACCCTTCTATCCAGATGGGACAGCAGAAAATGTCAACCCAATTGTGATGAATGGTATCTCAACAGATTCAAGTAACCATGACTTCTTCTCACAAGTAGGAAATTCATACTTAATGGGTGAATCAGAAGCGATGGAAGAGGATGACTACGATTTTTAA
- a CDS encoding xanthine phosphoribosyltransferase: protein MNYLQKRILKDGQVIDEKILKIDSFLNHQIDPKAMHEIQSNFFDYFKSREITKVLTIEASGIAPAIMVAAHFQVPMLFAKKSEPSTLAGQDKFSTLVHSFTKNKTSEIIISKEYLNENDKVLIIDDFLANGEASLGLIDLVKQAGAEVVGVGICVEKSFQPGRQRLIDAGVDVYSVCRIASLAGNKVTFVDEEDEKLA from the coding sequence ATGAACTACTTACAAAAACGTATTTTAAAAGACGGTCAAGTAATCGATGAAAAGATTTTAAAAATTGACTCATTCCTAAACCACCAAATTGATCCAAAAGCCATGCACGAAATTCAAAGCAACTTCTTTGATTACTTTAAATCACGTGAGATCACAAAAGTATTAACAATCGAAGCAAGTGGTATTGCACCTGCTATCATGGTGGCTGCCCACTTCCAAGTACCGATGTTATTTGCCAAAAAATCTGAACCATCAACACTTGCTGGACAAGATAAATTCTCAACACTAGTACATTCATTTACTAAGAATAAAACAAGCGAAATTATCATCTCTAAAGAATACTTAAATGAAAATGATAAAGTACTGATCATTGACGATTTCTTAGCGAATGGTGAAGCGAGTCTAGGTTTAATTGACTTAGTGAAACAAGCTGGTGCAGAAGTTGTTGGTGTGGGTATTTGTGTAGAAAAATCATTCCAACCAGGACGTCAACGCCTTATTGATGCGGGTGTAGATGTTTACTCAGTTTGCCGTATTGCTTCATTAGCAGGTAATAAAGTGACTTTTGTAGATGAAGAAGATGAAAAGTTAGCATAG
- a CDS encoding nucleobase:cation symporter-2 family protein, whose protein sequence is MANLKNINFKDVFSAKTTFLSLQHLLAMYAGAIVVPLIISSSLNFTTQQTLYLVSADIVISGIATFLQLYRGKFIGMGLPVVMACSFTAIGPMVQVGGQYGLGTMFGSVLVAGVIILLLAPIFAKLSHLFPPLVTGTIVTLIGATLIPVAINNLAGGEGSADYGSIDNLILGLITFLIILLLYRFTKGFLQSISILIGLVAGMIIAIFMGKMDMQPILEASWVQLPMPFAIESPSFHPAAILSLTVVGIISMIEVTGINYALAGMYDKDIDEADLRRSYFSVGIGYLLAGIFNTSPQTAFSQNVGVVQMSGEKRKTIFINLIILMLLCGLIPKIGAIATSVPSAVLGGAMIFLFGNVLSYGISVLGAQDLADNRNQLIIGAAITIGLGVAIAPAAFAQLPEWISWLTSSGIVAGGVTVVLLNAFFHGVKK, encoded by the coding sequence GTGGCCAATTTGAAGAATATAAATTTTAAAGATGTTTTCTCAGCTAAAACTACATTTCTTTCACTACAACATTTACTAGCCATGTATGCCGGTGCTATTGTGGTACCGTTAATTATCTCAAGTTCTCTAAACTTCACAACCCAACAGACGCTATACCTTGTCTCAGCAGATATTGTTATCTCAGGGATTGCAACGTTCCTACAACTCTACCGGGGTAAATTTATCGGTATGGGCTTGCCCGTTGTAATGGCTTGTTCCTTTACAGCTATTGGGCCAATGGTTCAAGTGGGTGGTCAATATGGCTTAGGCACCATGTTCGGTTCAGTCCTAGTAGCTGGTGTCATCATCCTACTATTGGCGCCGATCTTTGCTAAACTATCCCACCTATTTCCACCACTAGTGACAGGGACTATCGTGACCCTAATTGGTGCAACTTTAATTCCTGTGGCAATTAATAATCTAGCAGGTGGCGAGGGTAGTGCAGACTACGGTAGTATTGATAATTTAATCTTGGGATTAATTACCTTCTTGATTATCCTCTTACTATATCGCTTTACTAAAGGCTTTCTTCAATCTATCTCTATTTTGATTGGACTAGTTGCGGGTATGATTATTGCCATCTTTATGGGGAAAATGGACATGCAACCTATTCTAGAGGCGTCTTGGGTACAACTACCGATGCCTTTTGCAATTGAGTCGCCATCATTTCATCCAGCAGCGATTTTATCGCTAACAGTGGTTGGTATTATTTCTATGATTGAAGTAACAGGTATCAACTATGCCTTGGCTGGTATGTATGATAAAGACATCGATGAAGCAGATCTTCGCCGTTCATATTTCTCAGTAGGGATTGGGTATTTACTTGCTGGTATCTTCAATACATCACCACAAACTGCTTTCTCCCAAAATGTAGGCGTAGTACAAATGTCAGGTGAAAAGCGGAAAACCATTTTCATCAACTTGATTATCTTAATGCTACTATGTGGTTTGATTCCAAAAATTGGTGCTATTGCCACTTCTGTACCGTCAGCCGTATTAGGTGGTGCAATGATTTTCTTATTTGGTAATGTCTTATCATACGGAATCAGCGTATTGGGTGCGCAAGATTTAGCAGATAATCGTAATCAATTGATTATTGGTGCTGCAATTACAATCGGTTTAGGTGTGGCTATTGCACCTGCAGCCTTTGCGCAATTGCCAGAATGGATTTCTTGGTTAACATCTTCAGGAATCGTAGCTGGTGGTGTAACAGTTGTCTTATTAAATGCCTTCTTCCATGGCGTAAAGAAATAA
- a CDS encoding 2-keto-3-deoxygluconate permease: protein MFKKINKVPAGMFLIPMVVSLVLVSIFPNMYDAIGGTSQQTFQMGTNVVIGLLVFSAGTSLDLKQIVPLLKRHLPMILFKLVISTIYILVFYWLFGLDGIFGINLLAFACVIYSLNPAVALAIHSSYGDKQFGAVYGIMGLIAMPFAPLILLSILTADGGAAGIDWQPIISIFVPLLAGIILGNLDKDFTDFFVPMIGRLLPFLGWNLGAAMNIQSAIASGLPGILMAGIFMVLLLPLIPFDRYIMKQNAGVDGAAIWNVAGMSVANPASIASALPLVFADQSASATAIVMMVCIITSIISPIVAQKLYVKEYGIQSL from the coding sequence ATGTTTAAGAAAATAAATAAAGTACCAGCGGGTATGTTCTTGATTCCAATGGTAGTGTCATTAGTATTAGTGTCTATCTTCCCTAATATGTATGATGCAATCGGCGGTACATCACAACAAACGTTTCAAATGGGTACGAACGTTGTTATTGGGTTATTGGTATTTTCAGCGGGGACAAGTTTAGATTTAAAACAAATTGTGCCCTTACTAAAACGTCATTTACCAATGATTCTATTTAAGTTAGTGATTTCAACAATCTATATTTTAGTTTTCTACTGGTTGTTTGGTTTAGATGGCATTTTTGGCATTAACCTATTGGCTTTTGCTTGTGTGATCTATTCTTTAAACCCAGCCGTAGCACTAGCTATTCATTCAAGTTATGGGGATAAACAGTTTGGCGCCGTATACGGTATTATGGGCCTGATTGCTATGCCTTTTGCACCTTTAATTTTATTAAGTATTTTAACGGCCGATGGTGGGGCAGCAGGAATTGATTGGCAACCCATTATCTCAATCTTTGTACCTTTATTAGCCGGTATTATTTTAGGTAACCTAGATAAAGACTTCACCGACTTCTTCGTACCAATGATTGGTCGTTTACTACCTTTCTTAGGTTGGAACTTAGGTGCAGCGATGAATATTCAATCAGCTATCGCTTCAGGTTTGCCAGGTATTTTGATGGCCGGAATCTTCATGGTCTTATTACTGCCATTAATTCCATTTGACCGCTACATCATGAAACAAAATGCCGGGGTAGATGGGGCAGCTATCTGGAACGTAGCAGGTATGTCAGTAGCCAATCCTGCTAGTATCGCGTCTGCTTTGCCGTTGGTATTTGCTGATCAATCAGCAAGTGCTACTGCTATTGTAATGATGGTATGTATCATCACTTCAATCATTTCACCAATTGTGGCACAGAAACTATATGTGAAAGAGTATGGTATTCAATCATTATAA